TGGAGAATTTTTGAGGAAAGGTCGCTTTGATGAAATTTTCTTTGTTGATCTGCCGACTCCAGAAGAACGGCAAGATATTTACAAGATTCACTTAACTAAACGTCGTGAAGACATCACTCGATTCGACCTTGAGCAACTAGCCAAGATGTCTGACGGCTTTTCTGGGGCAGAAATAGAGCAAGCGATCGTTGCGGCAATGTATGAAGCTTTTGCCCAAGATCGGGAGTTCACCCAGTTAGATATTATTGCGGCATTAAAGGCAACACTGCCACTGTCTCGTACCATGCAAGAACAGGTAACGGCTCTAAGAGATTGGGCCAGACAGCGAGCAAGACCAGCCGCATCCTCCGTTGCTGAATATCAGCGAATGGAGTTTTAAAAGCTTTCCTCTGCTATCCCAGGGGGAAAGGCTAGCTGAAAAATGCTAGCAGTTATAAAAAAAGCCGCCTCCCATTAAGCGCGGCTTCGCCCAAAACAAACCGTTGTCGTTTTTCTCAATCTTCTCATTGGAGGAAACCCAAATGTCTCACTTTAGCACTCTGCGTACCAAGATCACCGATGCCGAAATCCTCAAAGCTTCCCTGCGCGACCTCGGTATCAGCGTAAAGACTGAAGCTGATGTCCGTGGTTATAATGGCCAGCGCGTCCGTTCCGACATCGTTGCTGTATTGGAAGGCGAATATGACCTCGGTTGGTCTCGCAACAGCGATGGTTCTTTTGACCTAATCGCTGACCTGTGGGGCGTTGCTAAGAAGCACAACCAAACCGAGTTGATCAACTCAATCAACCAAAAGTATGCCGTTAACAAGACCTTGGCTGAAGTAAAACAGCGCGGTCTACAAAACGCCAATGTGAAGTTGGTATTGCAATAACAATTTCTCTGCGCGTTCCCAAAGCTGCACGGGTTAACCAAGTCAATAGCGGTTAGCCCGCTTTTTTTTCGGGACTGAGATTTATTTCTCAGTCCCGATTTTTTTTATTAAGCCAGTCCAGTTTTGAATATCTGCTAGTAAGAGGCAACTTCTGCGACTACTTCACTATCATTCAGAATATATAGCTAAATCTTAGTGTAAACACTGGTATTGTATCTAGATTAATCTTTTTGGGTATTGTAAAACTAGCTTACTCCCTACCAAAGCTGACTTAAATCTAAAACAAACCCAGGTCGCAACGCTTCACCATTCAGTGTTTTGGGGTTATCTAATACCTCAACTGCAATATTAGAACGATAAATAAATACTTGGCGTTGTTTTCTGTCAATTAACCAACCAAGTTGTGTTCCATTATCAATATATTATTGCATTCTGTTATCAATATATTATTGCATTCTGTTATCAATATATTATTGCATTCTGTTATCAATATATTATTGCATTCTGTCTTGTAAAAATTGCAAGTGATCGCTTTAAGTATGTAATTATACAAATATTAATTTATACAATTAACTCTAGATTTAAAACAAATATTTTTTATAAAAAGTTTATCAATACTTTAAAAAGTTTTTACTATTTAGATATAAGCTAGGTTGTATTGAATTACCTTTATCACTACACGCGCACCCTGATTAATATGTAAATTATCTTTGCACATCATGATTACAGTAACAGACTCTAAAAACTGGCAACAACGAAGCCGTTATAGTAGTCGGGGAAGTATTTATTTATTTGCTCCGATGTTAAACTTCAACGTAATGGCTGAAGTCGGAGATACTCCGCCCTGATGTGCTTATAATTTTTAGAAAATTTCATAACATATTAAAAAAATACATTTTGATGAAAGTAAGAGAATGTTAGTACTTACGATTATCAATAGATGTAATTTACTGCGATTTGCTTTGCCCCTGTCCTTTAGGCGATCGCAACTTTTATATTGATGAGCGAACAACTGAAAATGTAGCTATTTCAATTATCAAAACAAAAGTTTTGAGCTTGTGCTAAGAATTTTATTACTGTGTATAACCAATTTAAATGGTATCTTCATAGCAGTAATAATTAGAATTTTCATCAGCACTTTTAGCTAGACTTCACTAAAAACTCCACATCAAGTACTCAGAGGTCAAACTGCTCAAGATTAATCTCAGTCAGACCCATATTTGGGATTATACAGCGGGTACAGCTATTGATAAGACAGTGTTCAATTTCGGCTGAAACGGTTCATAAACCTATTAGGACTGAATGAAGCTAGTGTCACATTGCTAAATAAACTGATTGCTCAACATCTTACAAAGCCTTGAAAAAATAGTTAGGCACTAAGTTATTAATTGCATTACCTCAAAAACAATCTCTTTCTTTTTTGCAGAGGTAATTTAGTAGTGCCGTACATCTACTAATCAAATTTTTTTAGCAGTTGATTTAGCTGAATTCACAGACTATCTCAACTAAACTCTTCAAACATCCTTTTCGAAGAATTATAGCTAATTCTCAGGAATTGCTTGGTCTAATATTGTTGATTAATTATTTACGCAACAATGTTAGACACATTCTGAACAGCGTCAGCATCTACATCAACCTTGCAGTCAAAATTGACTGA
This region of Nostoc sp. UHCC 0302 genomic DNA includes:
- a CDS encoding DUF1257 domain-containing protein → MSHFSTLRTKITDAEILKASLRDLGISVKTEADVRGYNGQRVRSDIVAVLEGEYDLGWSRNSDGSFDLIADLWGVAKKHNQTELINSINQKYAVNKTLAEVKQRGLQNANVKLVLQ